One genomic segment of Stigmatopora argus isolate UIUO_Sarg chromosome 1, RoL_Sarg_1.0, whole genome shotgun sequence includes these proteins:
- the cybb gene encoding NADPH oxidase 2: protein MGNLAANEGLSIFVILVWLGINAFLFVHFYMAFLVDKWFYTRVLLGHALSWARAPAACLNFNCMLILLPVCRNLLSFMRGSIQFCSRTAARQLDRNITFHKLVAYMIAFHTAVHIVAHLFNFEYFMDAQLDRNSSLLPFVLSEIGNDDNASFLNPIRSNETNPTIVMFTTIAGVTGVVITLALILIITSSMEVIRRSYFELFWYTHHLFVLFFIGLVFHGFGRIVRGQTSASLKTNNPLVCADHFDEWGKNGTECAVPVFAGNPPMTWKWIVGPMILYVCERLVRIYRSHQKVVITKVVMHPSKTLELQMKRKGFHMEVGQYVFIQCPSVSRLEWHPFTLTSAPEEDFFSAHVRIVGDWTQALYEACGGDKTETQEAWKLPKVAIDGPFGTASEDVFRYEVVMLVGAGIGVTPFASILKSVWYKRIQNQDVFTRKIYFYWLCPETQAFEWFADLLQSLEAQMAAKSVTDFLSYNIYLTRWKEEEAAHFWVHHEEENDPITGLKQKTLYGKPNWDSEFTSIASNHPGTKVGVFLCGPPQLGQSLEKQCLSTSEADVKFIFNKENF, encoded by the exons ATGGGGAACTTGGCAGCCAACGAGGGTCTCTCCATCTTTGTCATT CTCGTCTGGCTTGGGATTAATGCCTTCCTCTTCGTCCATTTCTACATGGCCTTTTTGGTCGACAAATGGTTCTACACCCGTGTGCTGCTTGGG CATGCTCTGTCATGGGCTCGAGCTCCAGCCGCCTGCCTCAACTTCAACTGCATGCTCATCCTGTTACCCGTCTGCAGGAACCTACTCTCCTTCATGCGTGGTTCCATCCAG TTCTGCAGCCGCACGGCCGCTCGCCAGTTGGACCGAAACATCACCTTCCACAAACTGGTGGCATATATGATCGCTTTCCACACAG CCGTGCATATTGTTGCACATTTGTTCAACTTTGAGTATTTCATGGACGCTCAGTTGGACCGCAACAGCAGCCTTCTGCCTTTTGTTCTGTCGGAAATCGGCAATGATGACAACGCATCCTTCCTCAACCCAATTAGGTCCAACGAAACG AACCCAACAATTGTCATGTTCACCACCATTGCCGGTGTGACGGGTGTGGTGATCACGTTGGccctcatcctcatcatcacttCCTCAATGGAGGTCATCCGCCGCTCCTATTTTGAGCTCTTCTGGTACACCCACCACCTTTTTGTCCTGTTTTTCATCGGACTGGTATTCCATGGCTTTGG GAGGATTGTACGAGGACAGACATCTGCCAgcctaaaaacaaacaacccacTGGTCTGTGCAGACCACTTTGacgaatggggaaaaaatgggacCGAATGTGCGGTTCCAGTGTTTGCTGGGAATCCACCAATG acctGGAAGTGGATTGTCGGACCCATGATCTTATACGTTTGCGAGAGGCTCGTTCGCATCTATCGATCTCATCAAAAAGTGGTCATCACGAAG GTTGTGATGCATCCTTCAAAAACTCTGGAGCTACAAATGAAGAGGAAAGGTTTCCACATGGAAGTCGGCCAGTACGTCTTCATCCAGTGCCCATCAGTCTCCAGGCTGGAGTGGCACCCGTTCACCCTCACCTCAGCCCCGGAGGAGGACTTCTTCAGCGCCCACGTTCGAATCGTCGGCGACTGGACTCAGGCGTTGTACGAAGCCTGCGGAGGAGACAAAACCGAGACTCAGGAAGCTTGGAAACTGCCCAA GGTGGCCATTGACGGACCCTTTGGCACTGCCAGTGAGGACGTGTTCCGGTACGAGGTGGTCATGCTGGTGGGGGCGGGAATCGGTGTGACTCCTTTCGCATCGATACTCAAGTCTGTGTGGTACAAGCGCATCCAGAACCAGGACGTCTTTACCAGAAAG ATCTACTTCTACTGGCTTTGTCCGGAGACTCAGGCCTTTGAGTGGTTTGCGGACTTGCTTCAGTCGCTAGAGGCCCAGATGGCAGCGAAGAGCGTGACGGACTTCTTGAGCTATAATATCTACCTCACCCGCTGGAAGGAGGAAGAG GCTGCTCACTTCTGGGTGCACCATGAGGAGGAAAATGACCCAATCACAGGGCTCAAGCAGAAGACTCTTTACGGGAAGCCTAACTGGGACAGTGAGTTTACCAGCATCGCGTCAAATCATCCTGG AACCAAAGTGGGAGTGTTTCTGTGTGGACCACCACAGTTGGGCCAGTCGCTGGAGAAACAGTGTTTGTCAACCTCAGAAGCTGACGTCAAATTcatctttaataaagaaaactTTTAA